One genomic segment of Macrobrachium rosenbergii isolate ZJJX-2024 chromosome 40, ASM4041242v1, whole genome shotgun sequence includes these proteins:
- the LOC136826139 gene encoding ras-related protein Rab-32B-like: MTAVAPVDHSTVPRELQFKVLVIGEFGVGKTAVIRRYTEGHFSPYYKLTIGVDFAVKTLDWDPKTKVNLQLWDIAGHERFGHMTRVYYKYAVAAIVVFDLSRPPTFEAVLKWVSDIREKVTLNDGRPLPVLLLANKCDIESISIQPEVISNFCKQHLIDAWFLTSAKEDINIEVAMKWLVGRILEVRSTSQAPRPIVRTLAPEEPQKSQHHFVADEGYGKKLLCW; encoded by the exons ATGACCGCTGTGGCCCCGGTGGATCACAGCACAGTGCCAAGAGAGTTGCAGTTCAAGGTCCTGGTCATCGGGGAGTTTGGCGTTG GCAAAACTGCTGTAATACGACGCTACACAGAAGGCCACTTCAGTCCCTACTACAAGCTAACCATAGGAGTGGATTTTGCAGTTAAAACCTTGGATTGGGACCCCAAAACTAAGGTCAATCTGCAGCTATG GGACATTGCCGGTCATGAGAGATTTGGACATATGACAAGGGTCTACTATAAATATGC GGTGGCAGCTATTGTTGTATTTGATCTCTCAAGACCTCCGACATTTGAAGCTGTTCTTAAA TGGGTCAGTGACATAAGGGAAAAGGTCACCCTGAATGATGGCAGACCTCTTCCTGTCCTGCTTTTGGCCAACAAGTGTGATATTGAGTCCATCAGTATTCAGCCAGAAGTGATTTCAAACTTCTGCAAGCAGCACCTCATTGATGCTTGGTTCCTAACATCTGCCAAAGAAGACATTAACATTG agGTTGCCATGAAATGGCTTGTGGGTCGCATCCTTGAGGTTCGTTCGACTTCCCAGGCGCCAAGGCCTATTGTCCGAACCCTTGCCCCAGAAGAGCCCCAGAAAAGCCAACATCATTTTGTTGCAG atgagggatatggaaaaaaattgttgTGTTGGTAA